A part of Rhodoligotrophos appendicifer genomic DNA contains:
- a CDS encoding VOC family protein, protein MKFLHTMVRISDVDQSLDFFCNKLGLIEKRRSEVPQGRYTLIFLSAPGDSGGEVELTYNWDPEPYGEGRNFGHLAYEVDDIYATCETLQKHGVTINRPPRDGRMAFVRSPDNISIELLQKGSALPKQEPWASMPNTGHW, encoded by the coding sequence ATGAAATTTCTGCACACCATGGTGCGGATCAGCGATGTGGACCAGTCGCTGGACTTCTTCTGCAACAAGCTCGGCCTGATCGAGAAACGCCGCAGCGAAGTTCCGCAGGGACGCTACACCCTCATTTTCCTCAGCGCGCCAGGCGATTCGGGGGGCGAGGTGGAACTCACCTATAACTGGGATCCTGAACCTTATGGCGAGGGGCGGAATTTCGGTCATCTCGCGTATGAGGTCGACGATATCTATGCCACCTGCGAAACGCTGCAGAAGCACGGCGTCACCATCAACCGGCCGCCGCGGGACGGGCGGATGGCCTTTGTGAGATCGCCCGACAATATTTCCATCGAATTGCTGCAGAAGGGTTCAGCTCTGCCCAAGCAGGAACCCTGGGCCTCCATGCCGAATACGGGCCATTGGTAG
- a CDS encoding SIR2 family NAD-dependent protein deacylase has translation MSRSDDLLDLVLASQRLVAFTGAGISTESGIPDFRSPGGFWSRNKPIEFGDFVRSGEMRREAWRRKFELDDLARDAQPNAGHLVLAHLSAIGRLTAIITQNIDDLHHRSGVPAEAIVELHGNGSYARCLDCGGRQELHWIRRVFETEGTAPDCPACGGLLKSATISFGQQMPPEPMREAEAAARNCDLFLAIGSSLVVQPANQFLLVAKRSGARLVIVNRDPTPFDDVADLVIHDEIGATLAPLRSLDPAQK, from the coding sequence ATGTCTCGTTCCGATGATCTCCTGGATTTGGTTCTCGCCTCCCAGCGGCTGGTGGCCTTCACCGGCGCCGGCATTTCGACGGAGAGCGGAATCCCGGATTTTCGCTCTCCCGGAGGCTTTTGGTCTCGCAACAAGCCGATCGAGTTTGGCGACTTTGTCCGCTCCGGAGAGATGCGCCGCGAAGCCTGGCGGCGAAAGTTCGAGCTCGATGACTTGGCCCGTGATGCGCAACCGAATGCGGGGCATCTCGTCCTGGCCCATCTCTCCGCCATCGGCCGATTGACCGCGATCATCACCCAGAATATCGACGATTTGCATCACCGCTCGGGTGTTCCCGCCGAGGCGATCGTGGAACTCCACGGAAATGGGAGCTATGCCCGATGCCTGGACTGCGGCGGGCGCCAGGAGCTCCACTGGATCCGGAGAGTGTTCGAGACGGAGGGAACCGCCCCTGACTGTCCTGCATGTGGCGGCCTCCTGAAATCGGCTACGATTTCCTTTGGGCAACAAATGCCTCCGGAACCCATGCGAGAGGCCGAGGCGGCGGCCCGCAACTGTGATCTGTTTCTGGCGATCGGCTCTTCCCTGGTGGTGCAGCCAGCCAACCAGTTTCTTTTGGTGGCCAAGCGCAGCGGCGCTCGGCTGGTCATCGTCAACCGCGATCCGACACCTTTCGATGATGTGGCCGACCTTGTGATCCATGACGAGATCGGGGCGACGCTTGCTCCGCTCCGCTCTCTTGATCCGGCGCAGAAATGA
- a CDS encoding cold-shock protein: MRVAGFVKWFDMVRGYGFIIPDNGMPDVLLHLSCLKRDGYGAVLEGTRVICEAVRRQKGFQASRVLAVDTTTAIQPAPRMPRTHVTVTPTSEWIPATVKWFNRIRGFGFLTLGDGSPDIFIHMETLRKHEILELQPDQNVLVRFGTGPKGLMAAEVKLPDGPGDE; encoded by the coding sequence GTGCGGGTTGCCGGATTCGTTAAGTGGTTTGATATGGTGAGGGGCTATGGCTTTATCATTCCTGATAATGGCATGCCTGATGTTCTGCTTCATCTCAGCTGTTTGAAGCGGGATGGGTATGGGGCTGTCTTGGAGGGAACCCGCGTCATTTGCGAGGCGGTCCGCCGCCAGAAAGGCTTCCAGGCCTCCCGGGTGCTTGCGGTGGACACGACGACCGCCATCCAGCCGGCACCGCGAATGCCGCGGACTCATGTGACGGTTACGCCGACGAGCGAATGGATCCCGGCCACCGTCAAATGGTTTAATCGGATTCGGGGCTTTGGATTCTTAACCTTGGGGGATGGATCCCCTGATATCTTCATCCATATGGAGACTCTGCGGAAGCATGAGATCCTCGAACTGCAGCCGGATCAGAATGTTCTGGTTCGCTTTGGAACGGGTCCGAAAGGTTTGATGGCCGCCGAGGTAAAGTTGCCGGATGGGCCAGGGGACGAATGA
- a CDS encoding DUF192 domain-containing protein, which produces MTRSRWFRRASVPVVLVLMAAFLWVQQAHAQEAANADGTEPVTLATDSGYVVIAAEVARTSAQKQQGLMNRDSLPEGRGMLFIWDSPAPVTMWMRNTRIPLDMIFITEHGLVHRIVENTVPFSEEFISSHGDVLAVLEVRAGVSHRVGLRPGHKVHHSTFEKK; this is translated from the coding sequence ATGACTCGCTCACGATGGTTCCGCCGCGCATCGGTGCCGGTCGTCCTGGTGTTGATGGCCGCTTTCCTGTGGGTGCAGCAGGCTCACGCACAGGAGGCTGCCAACGCGGACGGCACGGAGCCGGTCACCCTGGCGACGGATTCCGGCTATGTGGTGATCGCCGCTGAAGTGGCGCGCACGAGCGCCCAGAAGCAGCAGGGGCTGATGAACCGGGACAGTTTGCCGGAGGGCCGCGGAATGCTGTTCATCTGGGACAGTCCCGCCCCGGTGACCATGTGGATGCGCAACACACGGATACCCTTGGACATGATCTTCATCACGGAGCACGGACTGGTGCATCGAATCGTCGAGAACACGGTGCCGTTCTCGGAGGAGTTCATCTCCTCCCATGGCGACGTGCTGGCGGTTCTGGAAGTGCGGGCCGGTGTCTCCCATCGGGTCGGCTTGCGCCCTGGGCACAAGGTGCATCACTCGACCTTCGAGAAGAAATAA
- a CDS encoding AI-2E family transporter: protein MSDPTAAPIERPSAPGSSVLTAAGILVVIVALYFGSDIFIPFTLAILLAFALTPIVNWLRRLRVPRVIAVMMAVSMAFMVIGGISLTVGSQLVQLAENLPTYQTTMRQKLQDLKLSGDGHGILDRLKDTFHAVTEDLSKPAETPGSTASRDEGPQAIPVIIESGDPKPLELLQAIGLPLIKPLAMAGIVIVFVIFVLLERDDLRDRFIKLVGRGDLQKSTEALNEAANRVSRYLLMQVIINLTYGIPIGVGLYLIGIPNAILWGLLAAILRFIPYLGPFLAALLPMAMAFAVDPGWSMLIWAAALFVVIELISNNVMEPWLYGASTGLSSLAIIMAAIFWTTLWGPIGLVLATPLTVCLIVIGRYVPHLDFLSVLLGSDPVLAPEERMYQRLLAGNSEEALEIAERYVEENSALSFYDQVALPALRIAEDDRQRNAGDLVHRRRIADGVVMIMQEIAEQEAGEEVEPEDEPEAADAQSTPARPANILCIGGRTELDRAASEIVSQVLADRGIASKVLAPMAVSQDAINQLELTGVDVVCLSYLTSRPQVFARYVCRRLKRRAPQLKIVVCFWNADSEAAVGEEAARKLGADALATTLNEAAQQIAAAAPQVEVETLEAPPIPENEQERLDALRQLGLTRARGAHFDALARRVADAFDTPIALVSVIDEEDQLWPGAVGLPEDLEASRKAVRALSICGHVVAANEVVVIPDVAKDARCAQNPFLLEKGIRFYAGAPLRSASGYPLGSLCVIDTKPRRFSARDRKLLQLIADELMSQVEAEYHRKHAAEGGDMAAE from the coding sequence ATGTCGGATCCTACTGCTGCGCCGATCGAGCGTCCATCGGCTCCAGGTTCATCGGTGCTGACGGCGGCCGGTATCCTCGTCGTCATCGTCGCCCTCTATTTCGGAAGCGACATCTTCATCCCCTTCACGCTGGCCATCCTGCTGGCCTTCGCCCTGACCCCCATCGTCAACTGGCTCCGGCGCCTGCGCGTGCCTCGGGTTATCGCGGTGATGATGGCCGTCAGCATGGCCTTCATGGTCATCGGAGGCATCTCCCTGACCGTCGGGAGCCAGTTGGTCCAGCTGGCGGAAAACCTGCCCACATACCAGACCACGATGCGGCAGAAGCTGCAGGATCTCAAGCTCTCGGGCGACGGACACGGGATCCTCGACCGCTTGAAAGATACCTTCCATGCGGTCACGGAGGATCTGTCCAAGCCAGCAGAGACGCCAGGAAGCACAGCGAGCCGAGACGAGGGTCCGCAAGCCATTCCGGTGATCATCGAGAGCGGTGATCCCAAGCCGCTGGAGCTGCTGCAAGCCATCGGTCTGCCGCTGATCAAGCCACTGGCCATGGCGGGGATCGTCATCGTCTTCGTCATCTTCGTCCTGCTGGAGCGGGACGACCTGCGAGACCGCTTCATCAAGCTGGTCGGCCGGGGTGACCTGCAGAAGAGCACCGAAGCGCTCAACGAAGCCGCGAACCGGGTCAGTCGCTATCTGCTCATGCAGGTCATCATCAACCTCACCTATGGCATCCCCATCGGCGTCGGGCTCTATCTCATCGGAATCCCGAATGCGATCCTGTGGGGATTGCTGGCGGCGATCCTGCGGTTCATCCCCTATCTGGGACCCTTCCTCGCCGCGCTCCTGCCCATGGCCATGGCGTTTGCGGTCGATCCCGGCTGGTCCATGCTGATCTGGGCCGCAGCGCTGTTCGTCGTCATCGAACTGATCAGCAACAATGTGATGGAGCCGTGGCTCTACGGAGCGAGCACGGGGCTGTCTTCGCTGGCCATCATCATGGCGGCGATCTTCTGGACGACGCTGTGGGGGCCGATCGGCCTCGTCCTGGCGACGCCGTTGACCGTCTGCCTCATCGTGATCGGACGCTATGTTCCGCATCTCGATTTTCTCAGCGTGCTGCTCGGCAGCGATCCCGTGCTTGCCCCGGAAGAGCGCATGTATCAACGGCTTCTCGCCGGCAATAGCGAGGAGGCGCTCGAGATCGCGGAGCGTTATGTGGAGGAGAACTCCGCCCTGAGCTTCTATGACCAGGTCGCCCTGCCCGCCCTGCGCATCGCCGAAGACGATCGGCAACGCAATGCCGGTGATCTCGTCCACCGCCGGCGCATCGCCGATGGAGTGGTCATGATCATGCAGGAGATCGCGGAACAGGAGGCCGGCGAGGAGGTCGAACCCGAGGACGAGCCGGAGGCTGCGGACGCGCAGAGCACGCCGGCACGGCCCGCGAATATTCTCTGCATCGGCGGCCGCACCGAGCTCGATCGAGCGGCGTCAGAAATCGTCTCCCAAGTTCTGGCGGATCGCGGGATCGCGTCCAAGGTCCTTGCGCCGATGGCGGTCAGCCAGGATGCCATCAATCAGCTCGAGCTCACCGGGGTCGACGTGGTGTGCCTGTCCTATCTGACCTCGCGGCCTCAGGTATTCGCGCGCTACGTCTGCCGCCGGCTGAAGCGGCGGGCGCCGCAGCTCAAGATCGTGGTCTGCTTCTGGAACGCCGATTCCGAAGCCGCTGTGGGCGAGGAAGCCGCTCGCAAACTGGGCGCAGACGCCCTCGCGACAACCCTCAACGAAGCCGCCCAACAGATTGCAGCCGCCGCGCCACAGGTCGAGGTCGAGACATTGGAGGCGCCGCCTATTCCAGAGAATGAGCAGGAGCGGCTCGACGCCCTGCGGCAGCTTGGCCTGACCCGGGCGCGGGGGGCCCATTTCGATGCCCTGGCACGGCGTGTGGCCGATGCCTTCGACACGCCCATCGCTCTCGTATCGGTCATCGACGAGGAGGATCAGTTGTGGCCTGGCGCCGTGGGATTGCCTGAGGATCTCGAAGCCTCGCGCAAAGCGGTCCGAGCCCTCTCAATCTGCGGGCATGTGGTCGCCGCCAATGAGGTCGTGGTCATTCCGGACGTGGCGAAAGATGCACGATGCGCCCAAAATCCCTTCCTCCTGGAGAAGGGCATCCGGTTCTATGCCGGGGCTCCCCTGCGCTCGGCCTCAGGATATCCGTTGGGCTCGCTATGCGTGATCGACACCAAGCCCCGACGCTTCTCCGCGCGGGACCGGAAGCTTCTGCAGCTCATCGCCGATGAGTTGATGTCCCAGGTAGAGGCCGAATATCATCGCAAGCATGCCGCCGAGGGCGGCGACATGGCTGCTGAATAG